In a single window of the Pseudobacteroides sp. genome:
- a CDS encoding NADH-quinone oxidoreductase subunit L produces MELKLLAVAILLPAISAVLCYLFRKASIRNVIVVATALIMFFVAGAFVKILFDNGGKITIELHDFAAMSTELAIKLLDLLLFIYFIFIGVKLKKPLIVGLTFLQLIPLLIFEFIIRPHELERAFVIDYLSLIMILLVSIIGPIITIFAIGYMKEHEHHLHLKKTRQPRFFIILFIFLGAMNGLVMTNNILWLYFFWEVTTLCSFLLISHDGNELSIKNATRALLINMAGGVAFILGIIAIYKVKQTLAIDEIASVKSLADVGTILPLGLGLLCFAGFTKSAQFPFQSWLLGAMVAPTPVSAMLHSSTMVKAGVYLIVRLAPAYYGTTLAKVIAVVGGFTFLAGSAIAISQSNGKRVLAYSTIANLGLIVCCAGLGNPIALGAAILLIIFHAVSKGLLFLCMGTIEQGIGSRDIEDMQGLMKRMPFTAVITVIGMISMLLPPFGVLISKWLAIEASVDRSPVVLILVVLGSAFTVVFWAKWIGIVLTMSYKTKIPGEKLSFSVRSALSVLFVGVLACSIGIAPLFNKLIMPQIQSFQIGGDFIEGINGGLWLNGGTLGGFGIVYFFIVVFLVMLLVPLFMKKAKPETMKTPYLCGENTSDTRGIDFISPADKVDQVIVRNYYLSGVFGENNLTLWVNIVAGAIILIMFGVVI; encoded by the coding sequence GTGGAACTTAAACTGCTTGCTGTGGCGATATTACTACCTGCTATCAGTGCCGTGCTGTGCTATCTTTTTCGTAAAGCTTCTATAAGGAATGTTATAGTGGTGGCTACAGCTCTAATTATGTTTTTTGTAGCAGGGGCATTCGTAAAAATATTATTTGATAATGGTGGCAAGATAACTATTGAACTGCATGATTTTGCAGCAATGTCTACTGAGCTGGCCATTAAACTGCTTGATTTATTACTTTTTATCTATTTTATATTTATTGGGGTTAAGTTGAAAAAACCTCTGATTGTAGGATTAACATTCCTGCAGCTTATACCTCTTCTGATTTTTGAATTTATTATACGTCCTCACGAACTTGAACGTGCATTTGTAATTGACTACCTTTCACTTATAATGATTTTACTTGTATCTATAATCGGACCTATTATAACAATATTTGCAATAGGATATATGAAGGAACATGAGCATCATTTACATCTGAAAAAAACCAGGCAGCCAAGATTTTTCATAATCCTTTTTATTTTCCTTGGTGCCATGAACGGTCTTGTAATGACAAACAATATACTGTGGCTTTACTTCTTCTGGGAAGTAACCACACTTTGCTCCTTCCTGCTCATATCACATGACGGAAACGAGCTGTCAATAAAAAATGCTACAAGAGCCCTCCTTATTAATATGGCTGGAGGTGTTGCATTTATTTTAGGAATCATTGCAATATACAAAGTAAAACAGACCCTTGCGATAGATGAGATTGCAAGTGTTAAGTCGTTGGCGGATGTTGGGACAATACTTCCTTTAGGCCTTGGACTTCTGTGCTTTGCAGGATTTACAAAGTCTGCCCAGTTTCCTTTCCAAAGCTGGCTTCTTGGAGCCATGGTTGCACCGACGCCTGTTTCTGCAATGCTTCATTCAAGTACCATGGTTAAAGCCGGGGTATACCTTATAGTCAGGCTGGCACCGGCATATTACGGAACAACCCTTGCGAAGGTTATAGCTGTGGTTGGAGGTTTTACTTTCCTGGCTGGATCTGCTATTGCAATAAGTCAGAGCAATGGAAAGCGGGTTCTGGCATATTCAACCATCGCCAACCTGGGCCTCATTGTTTGCTGTGCAGGACTTGGTAATCCGATAGCATTAGGTGCTGCAATACTTCTCATAATATTCCATGCAGTATCTAAAGGTCTGCTGTTCCTTTGTATGGGTACAATAGAGCAGGGAATAGGAAGCAGGGATATAGAGGACATGCAGGGTCTTATGAAGAGAATGCCTTTTACAGCAGTTATAACTGTAATAGGTATGATATCAATGCTGCTGCCTCCATTTGGAGTTCTTATATCAAAGTGGCTTGCAATAGAAGCTTCTGTTGACCGTTCACCTGTCGTGCTTATACTTGTAGTACTTGGAAGTGCCTTTACGGTGGTGTTCTGGGCTAAATGGATAGGAATTGTACTTACAATGTCATATAAAACCAAAATACCGGGTGAAAAGCTGTCCTTCTCTGTGAGAAGTGCACTATCAGTTCTCTTTGTAGGCGTGCTGGCATGTAGTATAGGAATAGCACCTTTGTTCAATAAGCTGATAATGCCGCAGATACAGAGTTTCCAGATAGGCGGAGACTTTATTGAAGGAATTAACGGTGGCTTATGGCTCAATGGAGGAACATTGGGAGGTTTCGGTATAGTTTACTTCTTTATAGTGGTATTCCTGGTTATGCTTTTAGTTCCGTTATTTATGAAGAAAGCAAAACCTGAAACTATGAAAACGCCTTACCTTTGCGGTGAGAACACAAGCGATACAAGAGGTATCGATTTTATAAGTCCTGCAGACAAAGTTGACCAAGTTATTGTTCGTAACTATTATTTAAGCGGTGTGTTTGGTGAAAACAACCTGACCTTATGGGTCAATATTGTTGCAGGAGCTATTATTCTGATTATGTTCGGGGTGGTAATCTAA